Proteins encoded within one genomic window of Amycolatopsis nigrescens CSC17Ta-90:
- a CDS encoding aldose 1-epimerase family protein: protein MAKPTGEQFEITRGTARAVITEIGAGLRAFEVGGVPYVDAFPEDAKPPKAAGQVLLPWPNRTKNAEWVYEDEKQQLEVTEEARGNAIHGLTRHREWQLVEHAESSITFEIEVRDEPGWPVPLHATIEYALAPRELTVTHQVRNDGETEIGVGVGTHPYFRLGDVPTDELTLTLAADRVRPFEDGPQLPYADEQDVDGTEYDLREGRILGGCDFDTTFGGLAPGEDGRHHHLLSYQDKLLEVWTGPDFKWVQVFTPADLVGRGRAVAIEPMTCPADALNSGTDLIRLAPGDTWTGDWGVQVHP from the coding sequence ATGGCCAAACCCACCGGAGAGCAGTTCGAGATCACCCGCGGCACGGCACGGGCCGTGATCACCGAGATCGGCGCGGGCCTGCGCGCCTTCGAGGTCGGCGGGGTGCCGTATGTGGACGCGTTCCCCGAGGACGCCAAGCCGCCCAAGGCCGCGGGCCAGGTGCTGCTGCCGTGGCCGAACCGCACCAAGAACGCCGAGTGGGTGTACGAGGACGAGAAGCAGCAGCTCGAAGTCACCGAGGAGGCACGCGGCAACGCGATCCACGGGCTGACCCGGCACCGGGAGTGGCAGCTCGTCGAGCATGCGGAGTCCTCGATCACCTTCGAGATCGAGGTGCGCGACGAACCGGGCTGGCCGGTCCCGTTGCATGCCACCATCGAGTACGCGTTGGCGCCGCGCGAGCTGACCGTGACGCACCAGGTCCGCAACGACGGTGAGACCGAGATCGGGGTCGGCGTCGGCACGCACCCGTACTTCCGGCTCGGCGACGTGCCTACCGACGAGCTGACCCTGACCCTGGCCGCGGACCGGGTGCGCCCGTTCGAGGACGGCCCGCAGCTGCCCTACGCCGACGAGCAGGACGTGGACGGCACCGAGTACGACCTCCGGGAGGGCCGGATACTCGGCGGTTGCGACTTCGACACCACCTTCGGCGGGCTGGCTCCCGGCGAGGACGGCCGGCACCACCACCTGCTGTCCTATCAGGACAAACTGCTGGAGGTCTGGACCGGCCCGGACTTCAAGTGGGTGCAGGTGTTCACCCCGGCGGACCTGGTCGGCAGGGGCAGGGCGGTCGCGATCGAGCCGATGACCTGCCCCGCCGACGCGCTCAACTCCGGCACCGACCTGATCCGGCTCGCCCCGGGGGACACCTGGACCGGCGACTGGGGCGTGCAGGTGCATCCGTGA